The region ATGATATCCTTCATGCGAGCGAGTGCCGGTTGAGTgcggactctctctctcccctctctctttgGGTATTGGATTTAAAATGCAGATATGTTTGGCTTTTGATTTcaggatgaaaagaaaagatgcaAGTAAGCAGTAGCAACGATTGAGCACGGGACTCTTCGCCCGGTTGTGTCCATTTCGTAATTTCCTTTCTGATTGATGCCCTTTCTAGGACGCTCTCTAGCAACGCTTCGGTTCCTCATCAATAATGTGCTCCATCTTTCCAGTACGAGTGACGCATTTCTCTTTAAGGTTCACAGTACGCGTGGTCAAGCGCATCCTTTCGCCCTTTTTGCGTATCAATTCACATAACATATGATCGTATCGGTTTCCGGAAGACGGCCAACCTCAAAAGACCCATGGCCCATCGCCCTTTCGCCAGCACACCTCGGcgaataaaacaaacaaaatccttttttacgaGACCCACATGACCACCAAAGCACCAGCGTCACCAGCGCGCCATTGTGAATGCGTATCGAATGCAAAGGAATGCTTGAGCGACGGACGGACTTGTGGTGGTAAAGACGAGGGCCGTAagaccaaaaaagggatgggaaggaagagggaACGCACCGAGTACGTGCAGCAACGACGCACGCACTCCTCCGGAACCCCATTATGTCAATTGGTTTAGGAGCTTGACAAAACAATCCTTGTTTTCGGTGGGGGGTCGTTTTGTCGTCGGACAAACTCGGTTGGCCGGTACCCGGTAGGTGCGTGATGTGCCCGCGTCCTAGTGGATGGTGATaccgctggttggctggctggatggcagATTGCGtgagagaaagtgaaatgaaaaccataATGTCCGGGCACTGCGTGCTGGTTCGGTCCGGTTTTCGGTGAGCTGGTTGGTGGTAGATGGAAAtgggttgcttgcttgcttgcttgctcggttCGCCGGACACATGTTTATCTATGTCTCTTGAAGTGGACTCTGGGTGGGACTGTGTGTGCCAAGGAGTAGCGTCCACCAACGGGCACGGTGACACTTACCGACATTTCTCCGACGTCTATTTAATCTGCTGTGGAAGGTccaagggaggaggaggacagtgagtgagtgagtgagtgaaacgGAACGCTTTACGGCCTCGTGACCGAAGTAAATGGATGTCTTCAAAGGGTGGCCACCCTGGGGGGTTTGTCGATCGCCCTCCGTCTCCTAGGCCTCCCATACCGAGACTGCAGTGATCCAGTTGGACGCTGTGACCACTTGTTTGACTCCAACGAGCCATTGGCCATTCCGTTGGGCTTCGTGGTCTGGTCACCAGCCCATCCTTTAAGCACCGAGCTTCAGTGGGTTGCATACGTGAACGAGCTGGACTATTGAAGGCAGCCAATGTCCGTACACAGCTCCCCCTATGCCCGGCCTTGCACCGGATCTCGAAGACATTGATGGGATTTTATCTATTTCCGACTTGGCCCAAACCAAAGCTTTCCAGTGGTTTTGTCGGCCGAGtaaagaattttcaattttctttcccGCTCATGCGTTAAGAAGATGAAGTTGTGAGAAAGGCTGGTTCCGGGCTGGctttgttccgtttttggttcggaAGCCATTTCTTTCGGtgtggtttcttcttctcctacGAGTCTCCGACCGAGTGGGTGTTCCACCCACACGCGTAATCTGATGATTGGGTATCTAGGAAGTATTTCACCAAAGCACCGGCACAGCACTAGCACTGCAGCAGTTTAATCTCACTTTTCTATTTtgtgatgttttctttttgctttcttctctaAAGTCCTTCAAGTTCCACTTCCCACTGAGACCAGCTTCAGGCCTCAGCTTCTAATTGATGTTcaaaatgaaccatttttgtGTGTATTATTGTatacgaacgagcgaacgggcgaacgggtgccccttttttatgaaatcgGACACTTCCTCCGATCTGCAGTACCTCATCGTCGCCAGCACTGTGGAGGATCTGTCGCATTCCGAGGCACTGAGGCGAATCGACTCGGAGGCCTCAGCCGAAAGAAATCTCATTTATCCCATGAGATATCATCGCAGCAGCTGGCACACGGAGCGGCTTTCCCCGGGCTCGAGGATACGCAGTTCCGCCAGTTGACCAAAGGATGTACCggaagatttatttattgccGCGCTGCCAGGAAATGAAGGACAAACTTGGCCGTAGAAGTCGATTTGCCATGCCGTGTCTGTTGGCCTGCCTGGTCCGGCCTGAACTGGTGCTTGTTGCGTTACAACCGTTGTCGTGACACATCGCCTTCGCAATCAACCGGACGTGCCTCGGAGGGCCCGAAGACATATTGAATTATAGGCTGTCCGGCATAATCGGTCTCTTGTTGATGGTAAACAAGGATGAATGACCGAGTTGACAAGGCGAGAAGGAGCGGCCCGGACCCTCCTGTGCCCTCGTCTTGGGGCTTATGGGTGCGATGAAGTTGTACCCGCCATCTACGGCCTCGAGGACTTTTCTGGGACCTATTTGTGGGTATGAAACTTTTGCGGAAGTCTGTTAATAGTTTTTCGTTTGTAAATCAACAGTCATTTAGCTTGTTATTTGGCTCAGCAACCAAACGATTGATCAAACATCTGTTCCAAGTGCTTTGTTTCTGCAGGATAAGctgctttttcgttttctttctcaaAATGGTTGTTGTAAATTGCACGAGATGAAATTCaccattaaacaaaaacacgggCCATTTCTGGGCATGCATCAGAGCATCATTCCTCACCATCTGCATCAGCGAACCGCTCCGATCGGCTGTAGCGTGAGCGGATTGACTACATTCCGGCCAATTACTTTGcatacatttttcataaatacaGTACCGGCAATCCGGCACAGGAATCAATGCATCATCGCATACCTGTCCATCGCAGACCGAGTATTCTCCGTATTCGACAGCCGGTATTCTCCATCGGTATGGGAGTGGCCGTCGGTGAATGCCATCGAACACACcaatccatcgcatcgcaccagtTCCGGCGAAATTCGATTGCTCTCGAttccgttgatggtggtgggcccCCTTGTGTCCGTTGCGATACTCAGCGATCCCGTACACTCGCACTTCAAACTCGtttactcgctcgcttggcCGATTGGTCGGTGATTCAATCAATGGATCGTggaaatcacaaaaaaaggtGATCGGAAAGGGGCAGCTATGGCGGGCAGGGAACGCATTTGCAATCTACGCCGGGGTCACGGTGGGGCCGCGGGTTGACAAATCGGCACCAAAACAGgtgtgcaagtgcaagtgcatgTCAACTCCAGGCGCGCCCGGGAATGCCGTGGTCCAGGTTCGGCTGTTCGAGGTTAATAATTCACTCCAATCGAAGGCCTTCCAAGGGGTAGGGGACCGTGAAGCAGCCAGCAGGCGTCGCAGCCACTGGCACTCGAATGACAGCTTGTGTCGGGCTTGAGTTCGGCTGCGGCTCATTGATTCAAAAACGGCCACGAACGATGCGCCACCCCACGCCATTCCATTCGCGCTGCCATTGACGGCGCAGTGGGCGCACAGCAGTTGAAGGTTAGGGTTCCGGGGACCCCGTACCGTACGTACGTGTGAGTGGAAGGACGGCACCGAGTAGAATATTGTCTGGCTCGAAGGACAATCGAGGCGGCAAACATGAAAGGCACTTCGGTGAATCCGGTGCCCTAACAATGAATCGGTCCTGGGAATATCGAGGTGGGTCTTTCATGGTTCACCAGTGAAGTAAGGAGTCACTGAAGTGCAGCATTTACATCCGTTACATCGGTATGTCGAATATTGGAACCGTATCGGATCGGTATTTTTGGGGGATTATGGCGCGAAATTGGTTGAAATACTTTGGAACAATCGAGCAGACAGCAGGAGACTCCCAAACGGAGCAATTGACAAACGGAACAGGTTTGATTAGACTCGGAAATCTAGTACTTCACGCGTCGGACGAACTAGTGTCCATGTCATGCAAAGCAGCGTGTTTTAATAATTGTCCAAGCGACTGTTTCGGCCACTAGCAAGGACCGAACGCCAACAGTAACCTACAGAAAATCCTCAGGTAGGACTTGACGCACTCGATTCGTGCccgaattttgtttttgtatcaGGTGCACTAGCGTGCGGTGGTGGAGTGGTCCTTCCGACTGCAgctgtggtggtgtcggttttgttgttttgacgGTTTGTCGTGTCCCCGAGCCTCCCAAGCGTCGCTCTGTCTGCCCACCACGAACCTACAGCAAGGGTTCGAGCATTGTTGGTCTCACTGCCTCGCACTCGAAGTAatttgtcggtggtggtggtgcccgggtTTCCGAAAAACCAAGCCAGCCAAGGGTTGTCACCTGGCAACGGTTGCGCTGGCAGCAAAAcatggcggcggcagcggcaagcGCCTGAAGCGGAGtttctgagagagagagagagagtgagttcCGGACCGGTGCGCCGTGCGCTGTAAACTATGCCACAAACGCGTTCAGTCGGTGACGCTTGGCCGTGTTTGGTTGGCCAGATTTCACCAATTTCGCTATCGTCAACCGTAGGGCTAGGTGCAAGTCAAGGAAAGTGGCTGGTGACCGTCTACGGTCGTTGTTCAATTCGTCCTACCGTGTGGTCAACGAGGGTCATGGCGGGAAGTGTCACTCCGGAGGCCATCCGATAGAGAGTCCTGTGTTTTCAATGGTTACCTGTATTCCGCACGGTCTGCAGCCCAGGTAAAGGTCTCGACGAGTGGAAGTGATTCGTTATTGATGAGAAGCCGCCAAACTCCAGCGGCGGTTCCGTGTCTAGCGTCCACCAAAAGTACCGTTTTGATCGTACATTAATATGCCGGTCAACCGCAGCCGcattggcatcggcatcggcatcgaatTTAATTTCCTCGCGTTTTAATGTACGcctcgcttcgttcgttttccttcctctttgcAGCCCAGTGCCGTACACCGACGGGATAGGAGCAACAAAAGTGCCTTACACTACTGCAGCAGCGCCCAGGATattgctgccgccgccagcgTTGCCATGGTGGCACCCGAGCTGATCGAGTCGGCCGACGAGGACGGCTTCACGCCGCTACACCTGGCTGTGATACAGGGGAACCTCCAGCTGgtcaacctgctgctggccaacggGGCCGACGTCAATGCGCTCGACAATGAGGGCCACTCGGTCGTACACTGGGCCACCGGTAAGTTGCTCCGGAACTCCAACTTTTCCGAAAGCATATTTTCACCATTTGCGCCTCTGGCTGCACTCGAAAAGTTGATGGCGATCCGTCACTGGCGGTAAAAACGGGTCCATTATGATCACGATCCGATTGAGTTAGTCGGGATGTTTTGCATGTTCCCGACAGCCAACTCGCTCTACTCGCTTCTCCGTTTGGTTTGGGATCTCATTTCCCCCTAGACCTCCGAACTCAGCTCGACGGTCTGAACTCAGGTCGCGTGGTGGTTCTAGTGCGCTTGGCGCGCTGCCAATAGTAACGCGACCTCGCACTCTATTAGATCGATATCTGTGGGCCAGCCCGTGGGAGTTCGGCCACACCGTGGGGGTTCTTTTTTGTAAACATTGACCCATCAACCTTCGACGGTTCTCgttctctgcttcttctttctttctctctctttctcttgtccTGCGTCGTAGTATGCGGTGAGGTGGAAGCACTGCGTGCGGTACTGTCGTCCGGTGCCGATGTTTCCACGCCGGACATCAACGGTGGTAGCCCGCTGCACTATGCGGCCCAGATGTGTGGGGCCAACTACGAGGGCAAGACGGCCCGTGCCTCGGCGAAGCTGGCCCTCGAGATCCTGAGCACGCTGCTCAGCCATCCTGATACTTCGGTCGAAGTAGAGGACAAGGATGGCCGGCAGCCGCTACTGTGGGCCGCATCCGCCGGCTCGGCCAAGGCTGTACTGGCTTTGATCAAAGCCGGAGCTCACGTCGAAAGTGCCGACAAGTAAGTGTGAACGGGGGCGCGTCTGTGTCACTTTCCCTTACTACCTGCTAACCCTAATCCTGCCACCAACAGGGACGGACTGACGGCGTTGCATTGTGCGGCGTCCCGTGGCCACACCGAGTGTATCGATACGCTCATCAACCTGTGCGGTGCGCACACGGATCAGATCGACTCGAACGGGTGTACGGCGTTGCACTACGCGGTAACACTCGGTCATGCCGATGCGACCTcactgctgctgaagctggaCGCCGATCCGAATCGACAGGACCGGAAAGGCCGCACACCGGCTCACTGCGGTTGTGCCAAGGGCCAGATGGAGACGGTGAAGATATTGCACGCGAAGAGAGGAAATCTGTGGTTGCGCAACGCCAAGGGTGACTTACCGGTGCATGATGCAGCTTGTTCCGGTCGCCGACAGTTGGTGCAGTGGTTGCTGCAGATGAAACCGAAGCACATCAACACAACGAGCAACGATGGCCGCACGCTGCTGCACATAGCGGCTGGCCATGACAATGTGGACATGtgtaagctgctgctggagctgggtGCTGACATTAACCTGCTTTATCGACCGACCTCGAAGAGTGCTTCGCTGACACCACTCGATTACGCGTTGGCCAAGGGTTACCGGTCGACGGCCAAGTATCTGCAGATGCAGGGTGGACTTCCGGCGAACAAACTGCGGCTGTCCGGGCGCCAACAGAAGATCCTGCCCGACATTGATCGCGTGGAACCGCTGAAGCTgacggagaaggaggaactAATCGATCTGAAGACGTCCAAGCGGTACATCGTCTACCTGAACTCGAACTCCGACTCGGAAACGCAAGATGACCGGGCACACCGGAAGAGTCGCCACAAGCGGAAAGGTAGCCGGGGTGGGAATCGGCGCACGAGCAGCTGCAGTGACTCGGTGTACCTGTACCGTGATGGCACCGTGGACATTAGCCGATCGCGTAGCAATGCCGAACTGAACCGGAGCGATggtcatcatcgatcgtcggTAAGGCACCGGCGTACCAGCAGCTCTTCCTCAACGGTCAGCTCCAGTGAATCGTCATCCGATGGCTGTTGCCGGCATGTACGCCGGAAGCACAAATGCTACAAAAAGTGTTCTTCCAAGCGGGGCCACTCGCGTGATCGACAAAAAGATCGTGAGTCGCGTGATGCGGTGGCATCGTCGGAACAGTTGTCACCGCGTCGTGGCGACAAATCGGAACCACCGCTCAAGGAGTACGAGTTCAAGTACGCGGAACGGAAGGATGGTGGACCGAGAAAGCCGGGTGAACGGTGTGGCAAGATCGTGCTGAAGCAAATCCACAGTGGTTCGTCCGAGAACGATTCACCGACGGCCGGCGGTGCGGGCGCTGGACTTCGGTTTAGCTCGGACCGGAATGGGCGCGGTGTACACTTGGGGCTTCCGactgcgcagcagcagcagcagctacagcatgGCATGTTCGATCCTTCCGGTGCCGGGGGGTTGTGTGATTTTTTAGATGATCCCGGATCACCGAGGACACCACCGCGGGCTGAGTTCAACATACGGCCGAAGGAACCGGACACGAAAAGTGAGGGCAAATCGTCGGATTCCGgctcgacgacgaagaagaagaaggggaagggcACGGGTAAGAAGACGGGAAAGACGGGAAAGTCAACGAAGAAGACGGAATCGCCGAGCGAGGAGGAAGCGGTGAAGCAGAGCTCGACGGAGATCGTTACCGAGGCGCAGGTACATCCGGTGCCGGCAACGGTGGCCGAACCGATGATGAGTAAGTCAACcgaggatgatggtgcggcGACGGATGCGACGTACACGATCGAACAGAAGACACGGTCCGACATCGAGGGTCTCAGTGAGTCGGAGCTGCCCAAGAGCAGCTCGGTAGCGGAAACGATCGAAGAGGTACGGGATGAGCAGGCCGCTGACGGGCTGGCTGCGGGCAGACCGCCGGAGTTCCGCAAGGATCGCTCGAAGCTCAAGTCGGCGAAAAGTGACTCCAGCAAAAGTCGTTCCAAATCGGAGTCGTCGGATAAGGAGGGTACGGTGAAAGGGAAATCGGTGCCAGTGAAACCAGCGCCGGTGGTTGaggaaccagcaccaccaccaccagctcctcctccatcgccacctttaccagaaccggaaccggagccgcCAGTGGAaccaccagctccaccaccaccctcaccaccactgccTGTCATGCAAGAACCCGAACCGGAACCAGAATCACTGCCAGAGATGACTCCGGCGAAGGAGTCGTTGGAAGAATCGCGGGAGCACCTGAGTTCGCTGGATGCCATGATGCGAGAGGATGAACGGGCGTTCGATAATGAATCGCTGATAGCGGAGGAATCGCTACCACCGTTGATCGAACCGGAGGAACCAGTGGAACCAGTGGTGGAGGTATCGAAAATCCCAGAACCTACGCCCGTCATCGAGGAACAACAGCAAGAGGAGGACAAGAGCAcaacggagcaaacggaggACAGCAGCTCACCGTCGAAATCGAGCGAAGACACGGAACaggcgtcggtggtggaggagccaCCGAAACCCAAgactccggaaccggaagaaccaccaccgaagccGGTGGAAGaaactcctccaccaccagcacagccGAAAGAAAGGCCCAAGCTGCGAAGGTCCATGGAATCGAAGATGGAAAGCGTTGAGGAGGAGCAACCGGCCAAGAGTCCGGGTTCGCCACCGAAAAAGATCGATCAGGAGAAGGTGGACCAGACGCGCGGGTTCTTCGTGAGTTTGGAAGAATCGGAGCAGAatgaacagaagaagaagctgaaggtgaagaagaaaccaCGGTtgaaggaggaacaggaactggaacaggagcagcagagcagcaaggATCAGGATTCGGGCTTCGAGCCAAGTCCACAGGCGGTCCGTAGCAAGCCCACCATCTTCGATCGACCGACGCACACGGCCACACTGCCACGAAGGTCCGCCTTTACGATGGTGGAAGAGCGGGCCGTTAGCTCGCGACCGGAGGGCCGGAAACCGGGCGACAAAAATGCTGTCAACATGACGACGGTCCAGCAATCGATACATCGCAACATTCGAAGGTGAGCAAACGAGATCTGGATCGATCTCcgtgtttctctctctctctctttcgctctcgctctctctctctccgtctgctcgatcgatcgatcgtcgtacCGTCCTCGCCCACCATCCTCGAGTGCCCTTTtggcgtgcgtgtgcgtgtgtgatAGTGTGTTAATTTTTTAGGTTAGGATTTAGATTTAGTTCCTTTAGTTGTTGCTGCCTGCCATCCGCTAGCGGACGCCATAGTACACTGTGCCATCTCTAGATCATCTTCGCACGTCACCTCCACGTCAcactgtcctctctctctctctccctacaAGCGTCACAATATAGTCAGCAGCCCTTTTCCCGCTCGATTCCTGTGTTAATCCTTCCCCTCCAATGACCTTTCTTACGAATGTCCCCCCCCGAATTGTGATAACCTAACTCTGAAGCCGAACCCCTCACCCGTGTTATTGTTTCAGATAAATGTAAAAGTATGAAGAAACACATGCCTAacaagaaaagagagaaaagagaaatcaGTTAACAAGTGCACGTTAATGCAAACCAAGTAAAGCAACAACGATAAACGATAAACACTTATATGTATTAAGTAAACCTGTATCAATCCGCTGCTCAAAGCCCTCATCTCTAGCTCTAGTCTCATCGACGATAGTCTCAGCACAATTCCATCGCAGCTGAAGAGCTGGCAATGTGAACGTCATCAATGCAGCTTGTTGGAACAGTGGAACGAGACAGTCGGACAGTGTGATTTGTTGTAAAAGACTAGAGACAATTCAACCTTCTTCTATCCAAATAGACACAGTAGAACGGGCAAACGTAAGGCGTGTTAGTGTGATGTACTGTGTATGGGCCGGGAGCTTGCTCCTGGCTGTTTTTGGCTAGTTCAATAGAGTTCCAACGTACTTCTACAGCAGTGCAgtcgtgtgtgtttctgtgtgagtgtgttttaaAGTGTGCTAGAACTTGAGCATTTAACGTAGAAAGATATGAAGCAAAGCGTAAAGCCAATGTTAGAGGAAGATGATCAACAACCCACCGATGACTACACCGATCCACCGACTAGTTAAGCGTACTTACAGCCATACTAAAGCAAGTTTAGCATCGATGTAGCGAACATACGTAGCTTCCATAGGGAGAGTCTAGCCGTAAACGTAATACAAGGTTTCAACTGTAGACGTAGCAAAGTgtgataaaaaatggaaaaagttaaccacaaaaaaaaaactaacactAAACAGACAGGTGAAGCTGCTAGGcgaatgggtttttgggcaaGTTGTGTTCTCCTACCTTATTGTTAATTTCCCACGTTTCACGTCACAAGTGAACCTGTTTTCCCGTATCCTGATTCATCCAGATACCTCGATTTCATGCTTATTCGGTTCGTTTTATGGCGACAGTTTTTGCAACGAGCGCtctgttccattccattagtCATTTGGCTTTAAGTTTTCGTTCCTGTGCGGCATCGTGGAATGCAGTTGAAGGCGTGCACTAGAGCGCCTTAACGCTGTGCTCTAATGTAACGTTTCGTGTTTCGATATTCGTCTGCTTACATTGCTCAGCTCATCGTTATTATGTTCCTTTTATCATTCGCCTTTCGAATGCTGTAATGTTGTAATGTCGTAACAAAGGTTCTGCATAGCAAAAGGCATCGCCAATAGTTTTGGCTTTCGTCCTTgcaatcacaaacacaaaattgaACACCTCACGTTCTCCTCTCCGTTCCGTGTCTGTTGTTGCATTAAACATTCATACAATCAaatcgaaaccatcgaacGACAACCGCCAAAAATCAACGCACAACAACTGGCTCCTGATTGCATTACTACGCTGCGATGCgccgccaaaaaccaaaatgaatCGAATAATcccaaccacaaaaaaaaacgcgaaccacaaaccaaaccaaaaaaaccaaaacccaaaaaccgaaacactaTCCAATCGGAACCACTGCCCGCTCTAATTCCCAGATATTATATGGAAAGAAAGATTTTCCAACACTTGTTAGAACTGAAAAGCTTGCAAATACGATCGACGAAAGTGAACGAatcggtgctggtgaagcGGGCCGTAGACGACTACCACAAGTCGACGATCGAGCTCGGCTACGAGACGGGCAGCACGCTCAAGCGGTACCCCTACACGGAGTACTCGTTCCGCAACTTTGAGCTCTTCCTATACGACACGCTGAAAACgctgcagaagaaggaaacgtACAACTTCCAAAACATCTCGGAGGTGTATGATGAGgtaagtttacgcttcgctCACAGCAGGGCGTCTCCAGCTGCTCGAGTCCAGCGCGCCAATAAGCGACCTTCATTAGTCTATTGATTTTCTGCCCCCTTCCATCACGACCCAACTACACCGCATCTGGCGTCTGTCGAATGAGATTTATTCATAACTCGCGGCTGTACAGCCACGAACGGCTCCTTTACTGGCGTCAGTTCACGTTGTAACATCGCTGAGCGTAATGGCGCTAGTGTAATTTGACCCATTATCGGGGACGTTTGGCGCGGGAGTAGTAAAAGTTTATTTCTGTCCTCATCTGCCCACCGCTCAGCCTTTCGAGGCACGTCAGCGGCATCATTTTTATGGGCCACTTGGTATTAACGGTGGCGTGGCGCTAGTGGTGGAACCAGTTGTCATCCAGCTGAAAGCACCGGTCCAGATGAAGATGTAAAGCGCAGTTTGAATGTTGTTCGAATCAACACGAGCTCCATCTGTACGCTGGAACGCTGGAATCTCAATGactccctttcccttccgcACTGGACACCAATCGTCGGGCGTCAGGCGTAACCTCATAGAGGTAATTAAGGAAGCGCTTTGGGACTTTGGGTTGCGACCAGAACAAAAGGGCAATGGGGGtgtttcccggggggggggggggggggggaccaccACAACAATTTCCAACAATCTGATTAGTGTCGGCTTGACACACCGAACGCGATCGTTCACTATCtgcactctcactctctctctgctcactGTGTCTCTGCTCTTGCAGGCCGAACGGCGGCTCAGTCCCGATGTCAGCCGGTACGAGCGAGCCCTCAACTGTACCACCAAAACCCATCGCTGCCTGCATGCGACCCACGCCTACACGGGCATCCCGTGTGCCGCCTACAGTAAGTCCGCGAGTCCGGGACGTGGCCGGAACCTCCAGTAAGCTCGACTAATTGCGTGCGACTCTTCTCTTCTACCACGACCACAGTACCAATGATGAATCATCACACGATACCGAAGCTGGGCTTCGGTGCGTACAAATCGAGTGCGGGCTCGGGTGGTGGCGTGGGGAGCTTCTTCCTGCCCAAAATCCTGACACACTCGACCGACCGCGGCTGCCCGGCCGGAAAGGTGGCCCTCGAGTTGACGCACGGTAACAGTAAGCAGGTCATTACACTGCCATCGGAGACACTCGATAGCAATAAGCGATACTACGTAACGTTTACCCTCAATCCGAACGCTCCCGCTGATGGTGCACCGTCCGCTTCGTCCTCTTCTCCGTTCGCAGGCGTCCccgcatccggatccggccaGCAGCCCAACGCAGCAGCCACAGAGTCAGCCACagagccagcaccaccagatcCTGATGCCCAAGATAACGCTCAGCGctcagcacaacaacaacaacaacagcaccgacAGCAGTCCCCTGCAGCGTCCGCGATTCCTTCCGCCGAACAGCCTCCAGCGGggcggtaccagcagcagcacggcattCAGCCCCCTACCGAGTCACAATCGTCCCAGTCCCGTACCCTTCCCT is a window of Anopheles aquasalis chromosome 2, idAnoAquaMG_Q_19, whole genome shotgun sequence DNA encoding:
- the LOC126572841 gene encoding ankyrin repeat domain-containing protein 12, with product MYACQQGLTGDILKELRQKPSAVHRRDRSNKSALHYCSSAQDIAAAASVAMVAPELIESADEDGFTPLHLAVIQGNLQLVNLLLANGADVNALDNEGHSVVHWATVCGEVEALRAVLSSGADVSTPDINGGSPLHYAAQMCGANYEGKTARASAKLALEILSTLLSHPDTSVEVEDKDGRQPLLWAASAGSAKAVLALIKAGAHVESADKDGLTALHCAASRGHTECIDTLINLCGAHTDQIDSNGCTALHYAVTLGHADATSLLLKLDADPNRQDRKGRTPAHCGCAKGQMETVKILHAKRGNLWLRNAKGDLPVHDAACSGRRQLVQWLLQMKPKHINTTSNDGRTLLHIAAGHDNVDMCKLLLELGADINLLYRPTSKSASLTPLDYALAKGYRSTAKYLQMQGGLPANKLRLSGRQQKILPDIDRVEPLKLTEKEELIDLKTSKRYIVYLNSNSDSETQDDRAHRKSRHKRKGSRGGNRRTSSCSDSVYLYRDGTVDISRSRSNAELNRSDGHHRSSVRHRRTSSSSSTVSSSESSSDGCCRHVRRKHKCYKKCSSKRGHSRDRQKDRESRDAVASSEQLSPRRGDKSEPPLKEYEFKYAERKDGGPRKPGERCGKIVLKQIHSGSSENDSPTAGGAGAGLRFSSDRNGRGVHLGLPTAQQQQQLQHGMFDPSGAGGLCDFLDDPGSPRTPPRAEFNIRPKEPDTKSEGKSSDSGSTTKKKKGKGTGKKTGKTGKSTKKTESPSEEEAVKQSSTEIVTEAQVHPVPATVAEPMMSKSTEDDGAATDATYTIEQKTRSDIEGLSESELPKSSSVAETIEEVRDEQAADGLAAGRPPEFRKDRSKLKSAKSDSSKSRSKSESSDKEGTVKGKSVPVKPAPVVEEPAPPPPAPPPSPPLPEPEPEPPVEPPAPPPPSPPLPVMQEPEPEPESLPEMTPAKESLEESREHLSSLDAMMREDERAFDNESLIAEESLPPLIEPEEPVEPVVEVSKIPEPTPVIEEQQQEEDKSTTEQTEDSSSPSKSSEDTEQASVVEEPPKPKTPEPEEPPPKPVEETPPPPAQPKERPKLRRSMESKMESVEEEQPAKSPGSPPKKIDQEKVDQTRGFFVSLEESEQNEQKKKLKVKKKPRLKEEQELEQEQQSSKDQDSGFEPSPQAVRSKPTIFDRPTHTATLPRRSAFTMVEERAVSSRPEGRKPGDKNAVNMTTVQQSIHRNIRRYYMERKIFQHLLELKSLQIRSTKVNESVLVKRAVDDYHKSTIELGYETGSTLKRYPYTEYSFRNFELFLYDTLKTLQKKETYNFQNISEVYDEAERRLSPDVSRYERALNCTTKTHRCLHATHAYTGIPCAAYIPMMNHHTIPKLGFGAYKSSAGSGGGVGSFFLPKILTHSTDRGCPAGKVALELTHGNSKQVITLPSETLDSNKRYYVTFTLNPNAPADGAPSASSSSPFAGVPASGSGQQPNAAATESATEPAPPDPDAQDNAQRSAQQQQQQHRQQSPAASAIPSAEQPPAGRYQQQHGIQPPTESQSSQSRTLPSVDRSGSVAPT